One uncultured Fibrobacter sp. genomic region harbors:
- a CDS encoding PHB depolymerase family esterase, protein MKYLLPILAAASMSFAQWGGWGGGGGGKSINDYKKVSVSGRDVYVYAPSGIADNSPLLMSFHGMDQDPNYQQSNTHWEAVADTAGFVVAYPKGATGYSTWDIGGDQDTKWITQIIDQLANDYKIDKKRVYMSGFSMGGMLSYHAMGKIADKIAAFAPCSGYLMMGAGTAQRPVPIFHTHGTSDNVVGYDGLENNLKNYRDQFKCPSQAEVESNHPNSENRATLYTWGPCENGIYVKHLKLEGRQHSPSKADVSDIWNFVKQWDLNGLISDKPEPESSSSEIASSSSEAPKSSSSESHKQSSSSEGTEALALDASLASISVYKSSDNSIMVSNAQGKSITVFNSLGHIVRTTRGIGNVQKVYTGARGVYIVKVGSRTFKTAL, encoded by the coding sequence ATGAAATACTTGTTACCAATTTTGGCAGCAGCGTCGATGTCTTTTGCTCAATGGGGCGGCTGGGGCGGAGGCGGTGGTGGAAAATCCATCAATGACTATAAAAAGGTGTCTGTTTCGGGCCGAGATGTCTACGTCTATGCTCCGTCCGGTATCGCCGACAATAGTCCGTTGCTCATGTCGTTCCACGGCATGGACCAGGACCCCAATTATCAGCAGTCCAATACCCACTGGGAAGCCGTTGCCGATACGGCGGGCTTTGTTGTAGCCTATCCCAAGGGCGCAACGGGTTACAGCACCTGGGATATCGGCGGTGACCAGGATACCAAATGGATTACGCAGATTATCGACCAGTTGGCCAACGACTACAAAATCGACAAAAAGCGCGTGTATATGTCGGGCTTCTCCATGGGCGGTATGCTCTCTTACCATGCCATGGGTAAGATCGCCGACAAGATTGCTGCCTTTGCTCCCTGCTCCGGCTACCTGATGATGGGTGCCGGCACGGCTCAGCGTCCAGTGCCTATTTTCCATACTCACGGAACCAGCGACAACGTGGTGGGCTATGATGGTCTCGAAAACAACCTGAAGAATTACCGCGACCAGTTCAAGTGCCCGTCTCAGGCGGAAGTTGAGAGCAACCACCCGAATAGCGAGAACAGGGCTACGCTTTACACTTGGGGCCCCTGCGAAAACGGTATCTATGTGAAGCACCTGAAGCTCGAGGGCCGTCAGCATAGTCCCTCCAAGGCCGATGTTTCCGATATCTGGAACTTTGTGAAGCAGTGGGACTTGAATGGTCTTATCAGCGACAAGCCTGAACCGGAATCCTCTTCTAGCGAAATTGCTTCTTCGTCGTCTGAAGCTCCGAAGTCTTCTAGCAGCGAATCCCATAAGCAGTCGTCTTCTAGCGAAGGAACCGAAGCTTTGGCCTTAGATGCAAGCTTGGCGTCGATCTCTGTCTACAAGTCTTCTGACAACAGCATCATGGTTTCCAATGCCCAGGGCAAGTCCATCACGGTGTTCAACAGCCTCGGCCATATCGTCCGTACTACCCGCGGTATCGGGAACGTGCAGAAGGTATATACCGGAGCC